One window of the Colletotrichum destructivum chromosome 6, complete sequence genome contains the following:
- a CDS encoding Putative CSC1/OSCA1-like, 7TM region, CSC1/OSCA1-like, cytosolic domain-containing protein has protein sequence MSQDAGKQLLDLIKNPYSEQLQKNSVWAALATSLGVTVAIALTFSFLRPYNQSVYAPKLKHADERNAPPPIGKKIWSWIPPLWKTTETELVHHVGMDATLFLRFVRMCVYMFSTISVFCIAILIPTYLSNRAQDIDGSWLDAITPIAVWGDAYWAQVAVAYMITFTVMGFLWWNYRKVLLLRRKYFESEEYQNSLHARTLMLYDIPKDRCSDEGIARIIDEVVPASSFSRTAIARNVKDLPKLIEQHNQTVRKLEQVLAKYMKKPDQLPAARPMCKPSKKDPSFATYPKGQKVDAIEYLTQRIKELEIEIKEVRLSVDKRSTMPYGFASYSDIAEAHNIAYASRKKHPHGATITLAPRPNDIIWDNLPLSPSVRRWRRIVNNLWIALLTFVWIAPNALIAIFLINLNNLGNVWKAFRIELARDPNWWAIVQGIASPALMSLVYLVLPMIFRRLSMKAGDQTKTGRERHVMAKLYAFFVFNNLIVFSLFSAIWSFVSAVVSETNEKSTDAWQAIIDQNLATTLFTALCKVSPFWVTWLLQRNLGAAIDLAQLWTLVYSFFVRKFSSPTPRELIELTAPPSFEYAMYYNYFLFYATVALGFSGIQPLVLPAATLYYGIDYWLKKYLLLYIFVTKTESGGMFWRVLFNRMLFAVFLSNCVFFLSAWARADWAYHSQALAIAPLPVLLIIFKVVCSKVFDDKIHYVSTTNVAKHPEAGMQKEARLRSERLASRFGHPALYKPLITPMVHQKAQPYLHIVYKGRLSDGREVNAGDMMSVSGYSDTYAMDPMNSGKPGKSANVPGFEFVSESNLDFEFYKNRAEFADEHGQGDLFGRDPDIMRPGTPGSMSDFGSRPGTPTGAPLQGGMTGQQRRDVSGQSGFSAYRPTPPSGYMSPVGSGQQSPTRLGSPQAGFAQQATMGDRSRSPLYNINSNGSDTALVRNAAGMPISAPTPGPTVGVLGGGPRGYSGLPQADADTFDQDPTQYDYFRGSRRPPNDGW, from the exons ATGAGCCAAGATGCAGGCAAACAGCTGTTGGACTTGATAAAGAATCCCTACAGTGAACAG CTGCAAAAGAACTCCGTCTGGGCTGCCTTGGCCACTTCTCTcggcgtcaccgtcgccattGCCCTTACCTTCTCCTTTCTTCGACCTTACAACCAGTCCGTCTACGCGCCCAAGCTCAAACACGCCGATGAGAGAAATGCCCCTCCGCCGATAGGCAAGAAGATCTGGTCATGGATCCCGCCGCTGTGGAAAACGACCGAGACGGAACTGGTTCATCATGTCGGCATGGACGCCACCCTCTTCCTGCGTTTCGTCCGCATGTGCGTCTACATGTTCAGCACCATCTCCGTCTTCTGCATCGCCATCTTGATCCCCACCTATCTGTCCAACCGCGCCCAGGACATTGACGGTAGCTGGCTCGATGCCATTACACCCATAGCCGTATGGGGCGATGCGTATTGGGCCCaagtcgccgtcgcctaCATGATCACCTTCACTGTTATGGGCTTCTTGTGGTGGAACTACCGCAAGGTTTTACTGCTCCGCCGCAAGTACTTTGAGAGCGAAGAGTACCAGAACAGTTTGCACGCGCGGACGTTGATG CTGTACGACATTCCCAAGGACAGATGTTCGGACGAGGGCATTGCGAGAATCATCGACGAAGTCGTGCCtgcttcttccttctcccgcACTGCCATTGCTCGAAACGTCAAGGACCTTCCAAAGTTGATCGAGCAGCACAATCAGACGGTCCGCAAGCTGGAACAAGTGCTGGCAAAGTACATGAAGAAGCCCGACCAACTCCCGGCAGCTCGTCCAATGTGCAAGCCCTCCAAGAAGGACCCCTCGTTCGCCACGTATCCCAAGGGTCAAAaggtcgacgccatcgagtACCTGACGCAGCGGATCAAGGAGTTGGAGATCGAGATCAAGGAAGTCCGGCTCAGCGTCGACAAACGGAGTACCATGCCCTACGGGTTCGCCAGCTACTCCGATATCGCCGAGGCTCACAACATCGCCTACGCCAGCCGCAAGAAGCACCCGCATGGCGCAACCATCACCCTTGCCCCGCGCCCGAACGACATCATCTGGGACAACCTGCCCCTCAGCCCTTCGGTCCGCCGGTGGAGACGTATTGTCAACAACCTTTGGATCGCACTACTCACTTTCGTGTGGATTGCGCCCAACGCCTTGatcgccatcttcctcatcaaTTTGAACAACCTTGGCAATGTGTGGAAGGCGTTTCGGATCGAGCTTGCAAGGGACCCGAATTGGTGGGCTATCGTCCAGGGTATCGCGTCCCCTGCGCTAATGTCGCTTGTCTATCTCGTCCTTCCTATGATCTTCCGTCGCCTGTCTATGAAAGCCGgtgatcagaccaagacggGTCGCGAGCGTCACGTCATGGCCAAGCTCTACgctttcttcgtcttcaacaatctcatcgtcttctcgcTCTTCAGCGCTATATGGTCCTTTGTGTCCGCCGTCGTGTCCGAAACAAACGAAAAAAGCACCGACGCCTGgcaggccatcatcgaccagAACCTTGCTACCACACTCTTTACGGCCTTGTGCAAAGTCAGCCCTTTCTGGGTCACCTGGCTCCTCCAGCGCAACCTTGGCGCCGCTATTGATCTCGCCCAGCTCTGGACCCTCGTCTACAGCTTCTTTGTGAGAAAGTTCTCGAGCCCGACGCCCCGAGAGCTGATTGAGCTcacggcgccgccttcgttCGAATACGCCATGTACTACAACTATTTCCTCTTTTATGCGACGGTCGCCCTGGGCTTCTCTGGCATCCAGCCTTTAGTCCTGCCGGCTGCCACGTTGTACTACGGAATCGACTATTGGCTCAAGAAGTATTTGCTACTCTACATTTTCGTCACCAAGACCGAGTCGGGAGGCATGTTCTGGCGTGTTCTCTTCAACCGCATGCTGTTTGCCGTCTTCCTGTCGAACTGTGTCTTTTTCCTCAGCGCCTGGGCTAGAGCCGACTGGGCCTACCATAGCCAGGCCTTGGCCATTGCCCCTCTGCCCGTTCTCCTGATAATCTTCAAGGTCGTCTGCTCCAAAGTGTTTGACGACAAAATTCACTACGTCTCGACGACCAACGTTGCCAAACACCCCGAGGCTGGCATGCAGAAGGAGGCGCGCCTACGCAGCGAGCGCTTGGCATCGCGTTTCGGCCACCCTGCGTTGTACAAGCCGCTTATCACGCCCATGGTGCACCAAAAGGCGCAACCTTACCTGCACATCGTTTACAAAGGTCGTCTCTCGGACGGCCGCGAGGTGAACGCCGGCGACATGATGAGCGTCTCGGGCTACTCGGATACTTACGCAATGGACCCCATGAACTCGGGCAAACCCGGCAAGTCCGCGAATGTGCCCGGCTTCGAGTTCGTTTCGGAGTCGAACCTCGATTTCGAATTCTATAAGAACAGAGCAGAGTTCGCAGATGAGCATGGTCAGGGAGATCTTTTCGGCCGTGACCCTGACATCATGCGTCCAGGCACGCCCGGATCCATGTCCGACTTCGGCTCCCGCCCCGGAACCCCTACCGGTGCCCCTTTGCAGGGCGGCATGACCGGTCAGCAGCGGCGCGATGTCTCTGGCCAGTCCGGATTCTCGGCCTACCGTCCTACCCCGCCTTCCGGCTACATGTCCCCCGTCGGCAGTGGACAGCAGTCCCCGACGAGACTGGGCTCACCACAGGCCGGCTTCGCTCAACAGGCGACCATGGGTGACCGGTCGCGCAGCCCCTTGTacaacatcaacagcaaTGGGAGCGACACGGCGCTTGTTCGCAATGCCGCAGGCATGCCCATAagcgcgccgacgccgggccCGACCGTGGGTGTGCTGGGCGGCGGACCGAGGGGGTATAGTGGACTCCCGCAGGCCGACGCAGACACGTTCGACCAGGACCCGACCCAGTACGACTACTTCCGCGGGTCGAGACGCCCCCCCAACGACGGGTGGTGA
- a CDS encoding Putative S-adenosyl-L-methionine-dependent methyltransferase superfamily, giving the protein MSDDNATAPAGTGDDVTPVTAPASHAVAGDNDDILAVDAETEDTSSITYGSLASSTTSVTSSVLGYRLENGRTYHAYKEGKYLMPNDDREIDRLDLQHNLFIRTFDDRLGTAPPNEPGANVGRVLDVGTGSGSWAIDFGDEHPEAEVLGVDLSAVQVTMVPPNVRFEIDDIEEPWTFSRPFDYIHSRAMTGSIANWRKYIQSCYDNLKPGGYFELNDVDACPVSDDGTLVEDSALMRAARLCLEAMVVLGAPYEEFGRLGAVMREVGFEDVRLQRFRWPTNGWPRDPKHKELGYWNYDNLAPNVEAFLMAPLTRALGWTREEVLILAMEVRKDLGNRNIHAYYNIWSIYGRKPSAATATRTAAA; this is encoded by the exons ATGTCTGATGACAACGCTACGGCTCCCGCCGGGACTGGAGACGATGTAACCCCTGTGACCGCCCCGGCCTCTCACGCCGTTGCGGGTGACAACGACGACATTCTCGCGGTCGATGCG GAGACGGAAGATACCTCGTCAATCACATAC GGGAGTCTTGCCTCGTCGACAACAAGTGTGACCAGCTCGGTTCTCGGGTATCGACTGGAGAACGGACGGACGTACCATGCCTACAAGGAAGGGA AGTACCTGATGCCCAACGATGATAGGGAAATCGACCGATTAG ACTTGCAGCATAACCTGTTCATCCGTACGTTTGATGACCGGCTCgggacggcgccgcccaaTGAGCCTGGTGCGAATGTTGGACGGGTCCTGGATGTCGGAACGGGCTCGGGATCCTGGGCCATCGATTTCGGCGATGAGCATCCCGAGGCTGAA GTCCTTGGCGTTGATTTGTCCGCCGTTCAAGTCACAAT GGTGCCGCCCAACGTGAGGTTCGAaatcgacgacatcgaggagCCCTGGACTTTTTCGCGGCCCTTTGACTATATCCACAGCCGAGCGATGACGGGGAGCATCGCCAACTGGAGGAAGTACATCCAGAGCTGCTACGA CAACCTGAAGCCCGGGGGCTACTTCGAGctcaacgacgtcgacgcctgCCCCGTCTCCGACGACGGTACGCTGGTCGAGGACTCGGCCCTCATGAGAGCCGCACGCCTGtgcctcgaggccatggtcGTCCTCGGGGCCCCCTACGAGGAGTTTGGCCGGCTCGGGGCCGTCATGCGGGAGGTCGGCTTCGAGGACGTCCGCCTGCAGCGGTTCCGGTGGCCCACGAACGGCTGGCCCCGGGACCCGAAGCACAAGGAGCTCGGGTACTGGAACTACGACAACCTCGCGCCCAACGTCGAGGCGTTCCTGATGGCGCCCCTGACGCGGGCCCTGGGCTGGACGAGGGAGGAggtcctcatcctcgccatggAGGTTCGCAAGGACCTGGGGAACAGGAACATCCACGCCTACTACAACAT CTGGTCCATCTATGGAAGAAAACCTTCCGCTGCCACGGCTACTCGGACAGCCGCCGCTTGA